The sequence GGGTCGGAACTCCGCCAAGTTCTTTAACGGCGGTAACAGTGTGTCCGTTTTCGAGAGCTTCCACTAAATCGCCAAAATACTTATCGTGATTGGCGAGGAAAGTAGCTTTTGCATCGGGGAACCAGTTCAAGTCGCCAACAGGCAATCCGTCCGTACCGCCGACTTTCAAGTCTTCATCGCTGTACGACAAGTCGATAGGAATCGGCCAATCTGAGTAAATGAAGTTTTCGCTACCTAGACTGTTTACTCTCCAATACGGCATAACTGCAGTACTGGTAGTATCGATAGTAGCGAGGCTGAATTCTTTAAGAACGTCTACCTGGTCAGTTAAGAGGTCGGCTGTATTGGCAAAGTTAGGTAATTTTTCGTACCAAACGCCTTCCGTCAGATAAGGATAATTTGTATCATCGTCAAAAAGCGATTTGGTGCGTTCGTTCATTTTCATCGCCTGATTCATCCAGGTTGTAAATCCGTTCACCGCCATGTTGTTTGCTTCAGCTGCCAGGTCAGTCAGTCTGGAATCCCAATAGACCAAATTGGCTTCAACCAGCCATTTTCTGTCGACCTGCTCCATGCTTTCAGGCAAAACGGCAACGTCGATTATACCCTGCGGCAAACCGTCAATTGCCTGCTCGGAAATATCTTCCGTCATATTGGGTCTGAACGGCTGTACGTTACTGTTAACAAAAATGTTGTTTGTTATTATGCTGTTGCTTTGAACGCCCTGTGTTTCGAATATAACATTCGAGCAGTTAATGAAATTATTGTGGTTTACATAGATAAATTTAATCGGGTAATTTCTGAATTTGTAGATGTACCCTTGAGCCATAACGTGCGTATTGTTTTCAACGTAGATTGTATCCGTATTATTGTCTACGTTATCGTATACGCCGCCGTTGCGACGGCAAGCGCGACCGCTCATGTTTACAAAATAGTTGTCTTTAAAAAACAGTCTGTTGCCTGAATGCGCATTTGACTGGACAAATACCCACCAGTTATGCTCCATCATGTTATTTTGAAAAACAATTTTACGGTCGGCTGCGCCGGAATTGAAGAACGCCCAGCCGTAAGTGCCGTCGGGAGCTCCGCAAATAATACTTGTGTTTTTCACCGTTAAATCATGGCTCCAGGTTATGCCGCCGGCGCTTGAGCCTCCCTCGTCTGAATAACCCGAAATAATAGGCGGAGCCGCCTGTCTTTGTACCAGTATATCATCGTCGGCGCCGACAATTACTGTCGGTCTGTCTGCGGGAGTTGTAAGTGTAGCTGACATAGGATACCAACCGGCGGTTTTCAATTCGTATACTCTGCCGGCGGGGGCGTCGGTATCCGCAGCAATGGCGTTACTCAATGAGTTAGCTTCGCCCATATCGTAATAGTCTTTGATTACAAGAGTGTCGCCTCTAATCTCATCTACATAATCCATAAGCCCCTGAGCGAAAGACGACGAGAAAGAGAGCAGCAACAGTGTTAAGAAAAAGGAAAATAATTTCTTCATAGCGTGCCTCCTAAATAATTAGTTAAATGATATAAATAACACATCCCCATGGTATTCAGTTTTTTAACCGAACAGCATTCGGATACATTAGAGAGTGTATCTCAAGTTAAGTTCGAATACCCTTGGCGAATATAACGTGGACGCCTCATTATCAATAATCGGACCGTCCACTGTCCTGCGGAATTTCCTGTAATTCTTAACTGGATTGTGGAAAATGTTTATGCCGCTCAATGATATGCTTAAGCCTTCAACGGGCAGTTGCTGTTTAATGGTAAAATCCCATTTGTAGATATTGCCAGTGAATGTGTCTTCTTCGGGTCTCTGCCCTACGGACGTAATTACGTTACCCTGCATATTGAAAGAAAGACGAGCTGAAAATCCTTTGTAGTCAATACCCAGAGCGATGTTCAATATATCGTCTCCCTGATTAATCAAACGCGCGGTTCTTATAGTGTCGGTAGTAATATATTTTTCCCTGAATTTCCTTCTTCCCGTTATCGGATCGATATATTCTTCACGCTCAACCTGATTAATC comes from Melioribacter roseus P3M-2 and encodes:
- a CDS encoding T9SS type A sorting domain-containing protein, with protein sequence MKKLFSFFLTLLLLSFSSSFAQGLMDYVDEIRGDTLVIKDYYDMGEANSLSNAIAADTDAPAGRVYELKTAGWYPMSATLTTPADRPTVIVGADDDILVQRQAAPPIISGYSDEGGSSAGGITWSHDLTVKNTSIICGAPDGTYGWAFFNSGAADRKIVFQNNMMEHNWWVFVQSNAHSGNRLFFKDNYFVNMSGRACRRNGGVYDNVDNNTDTIYVENNTHVMAQGYIYKFRNYPIKFIYVNHNNFINCSNVIFETQGVQSNSIITNNIFVNSNVQPFRPNMTEDISEQAIDGLPQGIIDVAVLPESMEQVDRKWLVEANLVYWDSRLTDLAAEANNMAVNGFTTWMNQAMKMNERTKSLFDDDTNYPYLTEGVWYEKLPNFANTADLLTDQVDVLKEFSLATIDTTSTAVMPYWRVNSLGSENFIYSDWPIPIDLSYSDEDLKVGGTDGLPVGDLNWFPDAKATFLANHDKYFGDLVEALENGHTVTAVKELGGVPTQFDLSQNYPNPFNPTTVITFTLPEPGNVTLKVYNALGQEVATLVDGFKTAQKYQVTFDASNLASGVYIYTLQSDNYKVSKKMMLIK